ttggtcCGTTTGACAGGTGTGTAGCAGGAGAAACCAGGACAGAGCGACACGTGAGGCATGTGTGAAGGACTACTTGTCCCAGAGGAGGCAACAAATGCCACAGGCTTGCTCACCTGACTCAGCCAGTGGCCAGAAGGTCTCTCAGCCTGCGCTGGTTCCGTTAACCCAGTCTGACGGCTTTCTCTATAAGTGTCAAAAGAAGCATTCGAACGAGGTCCTCACCTACCACCAGATTCCTCTCATGACGCTAGACTGGAACAACGATAAACAGCGGGAGTGGGAGAATTGTGACATGGACGACATCTGGTTTAGGGGAGAAAAGCTGACCTTGGCAGGAGCATTGCAGAGGGACATAGAAGATAGAGGTCCTGGTAATAATATGTGGGAGAGCCTTCTTAACGGCACTGATGAAAACGCCGATAAAGGATCCTCAGTGTGTGAGGTATGGCAGGCATTTCTTAATGGGCCAGATTGTAAGGACCATTCTGGTGTTCCGGAGTCAGAATGGCTGCAGACAGCGGCGTCTGTGTCTCCCTCAAACCACGAGAAGCCCCAGAACCGATGCGTATCAAGCAGTGAAGGGTTTCAAAAATCCCAGGTAGGGACAGATACACCCCCGACCTTACATGCACGCGCCTTGGCTGCATGTCAGCTGCTGTCTGCCATTCGAGAAACTCAGCTGGCTGACGTGTCCTTGAGCGCTGAAGACCACCAGGCAGCGGAGGGATGTGGCAGGAGCACGGGGGATGACAACACAGTGTCACAAGATGCATCCCAAAGGTCACAGACAAAGACTGTTACAGACACTCCACAGGAATTTAGCCTCAAGGGGGCAACACCTGTGTCCGAAGGTTCTGTTGACAGTTCAACTAAGTGTCACAAGCATGCGATTTGGGAGcgagaaagagaagaaataaTAGGAGAAGCAGGAGCAATAGGAGAAGATGAGCCCTTCACACTGCACATAGCTGACTTAGTAACAAGCTCAGGGGAGTCGAAGACAACAGACATGACAGCAATGCCAGAGTCTCCGAATGCCAGGGCTGTTGATAGGATCTCACAGGGAGCAAGGCTGCATGAAGGTCTTTCTTCCAGCCGAGAAAAGGGTGTTACAGGTACTGCACACAATGCAACGGGTGACACGCTGGCATTTAAGGAGACAATCAGACAGGGGACAAAGGATGGGGAGGGGTTTGTCGCTTCCACATCCAGgcgagcagcagaggaaaagaTTGTGATGAATCGTAAGGAAAATGGAGTATCTGCAGAAGAGGAGATATTTAGGCCACTGAAAACGGAGGAGTGTGAAATCTCCCAGAGCTATGTAGATGAAAAGGAATGTGAGGAGTTTAGGATGAGCCAAAATGAGggaagtgaaaatgaaatggGACCTCTGCAGCCACATGGAGATGGAGTCAATCGGAAACAATTATGTGAGGAGAGTTGTGCGGTGAAACCTAAAACAGAGGAGCATGTATTAGTCTCAAatcagacagaggaagagaagtgCCTGAGTGGGCTGCTACGAGAAACAAACCCATCATCACACACAGCGCACTCAAGTGACGAGATGAAGGTCTCGCAATGTGACCGTGATAGAATCAGACCTTTCTCAGCAGATAAAGGCGTCCCGAACCCCGTGGAGGTGGTCAAAGCGAGATGGACTCATTCACAGAAGGATGACGCTAGCGCAGTAACTCCAGAAGAAATTACAGTGAAGGAGACCGTTGCCCAGAAAGACACTTTAACAGAAGCTCGACGCCAACGCGCGCCATTAAGAAGAACAGAGGAATATATGAGTCAGAGAGGCGAAGATGAAAGGGTCAGTGTTGGAAAGTTGGAAATAGACGCAATGGCGGAGCTGATGGGTAACGTGGACGGCCcttgggaggagagggagaacaCACTGGCTGAATTGAAAGAACAAGAGTTGTCAGCAGAAGTTGAGACGCATCAACCTGTTGAGAGTAAGATATTGTCTGAGGCAACAAAAGACCCCATTACAGCAGAAAATACTGTAGCACATGAAGTGATGGAGTCGGGACTAGAGGGGACGCTCATAGAAAGATTTGCAGAAGACTTGGTCAGGGGGATTTGTGAAGAGGTTTTCAGTTGGAAAGAGCCAGACTGTAATAGAGACACAAATACTGTTGGTAAAACAGAGGGCGGCATGGCGGGTACACCTGATACTACACACGATTGCCATGTTCTCGGTGAGAAAGGCTTCAATGGTGCTTTGGATTctactgtattttcattttcaacagGTCCAAATGTGAGTCTCTGCCAAGTCCCAAAGCCGAACACAGCGACTAGAAGCAACAAACGCTCCCCAAGAGGAAAAAGCCAGTCACTGGCCACAGCAGATCCAGCCCATTCTCCCTCTGAATTACAGACAGATTTCAGTTCAAGTGCTCATCTCAGTCAAGATCTCAGCGCCACTTTAGCAGCCCAAAGTGGGCCGTCACTGACTGAATCAGCCGCAGCTCTCAGCTCTGGAAGGAACCAGGAAGGCAGCTATCGAATAAAGAAACGATCAGTCGCCCACCAAGAGGCTGGGGGACAAACAGAAGCCCAAAAGGAGAGATTTAATCAGTCAGCTCCCCCATCCCACAAACATCTGAGCAACTCCTCCGAGACACTAAAAGAGTCAGGGGGTCTTATATCCTGGACTATATTATGCAGCCTCAGTCACATTACCAGGCTCCTCGTCTGTGCCCTGTTAGTCGTTGGATCCTTTGTCCTTGCTTTCCTCTACGATCTGCCAGCGTTCTTTGCACTCTACATATTTTCACTGTGCTACTGGTGGTACAAATGGAGGCGACGCCAGGCAGCAACAAACAAGGCGATGACAGGGTAGGCTCAAAGATGACAGGGAGGATGTTAGAGTGTAGCAGCATTATAACATCAACGCTCTACGTCATTGTTAGGGAAACTGTGTTCTATGATTCATacttttatacagtacattcagaaaaaaaacaaagggtgtttcagtgttttgttgATATATATGAATGCCTCTTTAATAAGTGACCTTAGTCTAGTGCTTTGCCATTTGTTTTGACTTTCACACTTCTCTCACCTAAAGTGTATGATACTTTTCATTATTGTCACTGTCAATATTGTATTCTTCAATGTCCTGTTGGTGTTTTTGCTCCATCAAAGTAGTTTAGTTAGGATATAATctatctttttattttatgaacAACTGCCTCCAAATACGAACAATGAATACAAACTGTAACTAAGGCTATTAACTTTCTGCAAAACAACATAAACCACTGGGTCCATTcacagtccagaggaactgcaGTTTCATGATTTTGACTTCAAAGGTTGTTTTACATATAATGAAGTCATTTCAAATAGTTTAATATGAGCAGCATATCAGGATTTAATTGACTTAAGTATTCTTGTAGTAGCAGGCGTCCATGGTGATAATCAAATGAATAAACTCTTGACTGCGCTGTGGGTCTTTAAAGAGAATTTGAGCTTGCCTCTGTCTCCTCGGagtcatttatcatttaattttAGCACCTGCTGACGTGCGGCGTAGTTAAATCCAAATCGTAACATCAAATACCAAAGTTCCTTTCATCCCTGCCTGTCATGTGATTTTCTGGAGCCGCTGTTTCACAGGGTTCATAATACAATAGGTCAAAAAGGGTTCAGCCTCTTGACACGCTAACATCCAGTTGTGCTCCTGCTGAATGCCTTTCAAAAATGGATGCATGACATTTGGGCGTGCTTGTGTTACAGCACGTGTGCAACCAGGCATTAATGAATTGCATATACCAGTACCTGATATGAAGGAATTTTAGTAATTGtagttaaaatatatattttcatacaGTCAATCTTATTAGAAACGACTCACACATTAAAAGAGCACCAATACCACAGAATGGGTACACACTGGCTCTACTGCATATAATTACTGGCAGGCATGGGCACTCACGTCTTCTGTTGTACACGTCCAACGTCCTCATAGAAAAGCAGCCTAAAAAGCATTTGATGGATGGAGGCGTGCCAGCTGGAGCCATGGCCAAACCTGAAAaagtataaaaacacaaaataaagttAGATGGCTATCATCAACTCCGACCTACGCATCCAACTATTCATGACAACAAAGTCTGACTCCAATTATATTCTGACATTAACCGATGCTTCGGTGCTTGTAACCCTTCTCAGGCAGTAAAGGCAAAGACAACTGCAGTGtgacactactgtatgtgtgataaAGTAGCGGTTTGAGTGACACTGCAGCTCAGTAGAAGTCACTTGATTCCATCTGGGGTATGTTGACCTTTAGTAAGCTGGCTCCAAAACCATGCTGGCACCTTTAGAAAAATGGCCAAACGCCAGCACTGGCACAGCAGAAGGCTACTCTTCACTGGAACCCACTCTGAGGACGCACAGTACGAACCTGGCACATCACCCGTGGCgtacacagacaaacagtagCTGTGATACAAAGAATATAAAAAGCGAGGACAGAGTCTTCGCGTACTGAGGTGAAAGGGTACATGTTTCATTACTGGCTAAGTCGCATGACAGCATGAAAGGATTATGTTTTAAATTAATCCGT
Above is a window of Betta splendens chromosome 9, fBetSpl5.4, whole genome shotgun sequence DNA encoding:
- the ppp1r3aa gene encoding uncharacterized protein ppp1r3aa — encoded protein: MEALCLQPLVEDKVMMQEDELGKRSGEEEGGATEASSPAESTTEEETEEDSEPEPPVVVRRKVSFADAFGLNLVSVKEFDNVEVTEAEVSQSPKGEATHPLQEFYMSCLFTVPSSPEELDLRLQAQMVELESIELLPGTTTLRGIIRVVNVCYTKFVYVRLSLDQWNSYFDLLAEYVPGSSDIKTDRFTFKYTLVPPFGREGTRVEFCLRYETSGGTFWANNKDMNYVLFCHQRGLMKEQGLQVGEESASHKRSCLKAKRRGSLKNKIITVNTATQLAETDAAFKTAEGDRRTADYPEIQASHCKEHKRLVCSRRNQDRATREACVKDYLSQRRQQMPQACSPDSASGQKVSQPALVPLTQSDGFLYKCQKKHSNEVLTYHQIPLMTLDWNNDKQREWENCDMDDIWFRGEKLTLAGALQRDIEDRGPGNNMWESLLNGTDENADKGSSVCEVWQAFLNGPDCKDHSGVPESEWLQTAASVSPSNHEKPQNRCVSSSEGFQKSQVGTDTPPTLHARALAACQLLSAIRETQLADVSLSAEDHQAAEGCGRSTGDDNTVSQDASQRSQTKTVTDTPQEFSLKGATPVSEGSVDSSTKCHKHAIWEREREEIIGEAGAIGEDEPFTLHIADLVTSSGESKTTDMTAMPESPNARAVDRISQGARLHEGLSSSREKGVTGTAHNATGDTLAFKETIRQGTKDGEGFVASTSRRAAEEKIVMNRKENGVSAEEEIFRPLKTEECEISQSYVDEKECEEFRMSQNEGSENEMGPLQPHGDGVNRKQLCEESCAVKPKTEEHVLVSNQTEEEKCLSGLLRETNPSSHTAHSSDEMKVSQCDRDRIRPFSADKGVPNPVEVVKARWTHSQKDDASAVTPEEITVKETVAQKDTLTEARRQRAPLRRTEEYMSQRGEDERVSVGKLEIDAMAELMGNVDGPWEERENTLAELKEQELSAEVETHQPVESKILSEATKDPITAENTVAHEVMESGLEGTLIERFAEDLVRGICEEVFSWKEPDCNRDTNTVGKTEGGMAGTPDTTHDCHVLGEKGFNGALDSTVFSFSTGPNVSLCQVPKPNTATRSNKRSPRGKSQSLATADPAHSPSELQTDFSSSAHLSQDLSATLAAQSGPSLTESAAALSSGRNQEGSYRIKKRSVAHQEAGGQTEAQKERFNQSAPPSHKHLSNSSETLKESGGLISWTILCSLSHITRLLVCALLVVGSFVLAFLYDLPAFFALYIFSLCYWWYKWRRRQAATNKAMTG